The proteins below are encoded in one region of Triticum aestivum cultivar Chinese Spring chromosome 1B, IWGSC CS RefSeq v2.1, whole genome shotgun sequence:
- the LOC123148348 gene encoding uncharacterized protein — MQGGCIADIGSCGTGFDSASGSVRTKKFRTKGSELADRKGEKNKAMPRAPSICCSSIDEALSFSSRARCNKRLVLFPSREPRERPAPRRAKLIFKTGSSGALKRAGPLKGRLLCERSSESTRVLRTKGVYNWGAAQLFCWRDRMEFFTKFETKEKIKVSL; from the coding sequence ATGCAAGGAGGATGTATAGCTGATATAGGATCTTGTGGAACTGGATTTGATTCTGCAAGCGGTTCGGTACGAACGAAGAAATTTCGAACAAAAGGATCGGAACTCGCTGATAGGAAAGGAGAGAAAAACAAAGCAATGCCAAGAGCTCCGTCAATCTGCTGTTCATCGATAGACGAAGCTCTCTCTTTTTCATCTCGTGCCAGATGTAACAAAAGATTAGTCCTTTTTCCTTCTCGCGAACCACGGGAGCGCCCAGCGCCCAGAAGAGCAAAGCTCATTTTCAAAACAGGGTCAAGCGGCGCATTAAAAAGGGCTGGCCCGTTAAAAGGACGCTTACTTTGCGAACGAAGTTCAGAATCAACAAGGGTTCTCCGAACGAAGGGAGTGTACAACTGGGGCGCAGCCCAACTTTTTTGTTGGAGAGATAGAATGGAGTTCTTCACGAAGTTCGAGACAAAGGAAAAAATCAAAGTTTCTCTATAG